A part of Silvimonas soli genomic DNA contains:
- a CDS encoding entericidin A/B family lipoprotein, with product MKSMLVLLMLSVLTLAGCNTVHGFGQDVQKLGEKIDGK from the coding sequence ATGAAATCGATGCTTGTTTTGCTGATGTTGTCCGTGTTGACCCTTGCCGGTTGCAATACCGTGCATGGCTTTGGTCAGGATGTGCAAAAACTGGGTGAGAAGATCGACGGCAAGTAA
- the leuD gene encoding 3-isopropylmalate dehydratase small subunit, with translation MKAFTQLNGLVCPLDRANVDTDAIIPKQFLKSIKRSGFGPNLFDEWRYLDHGEPGMDNSKRPLNPDFVLNYPRYVGAEVLLARDNFGCGSSREHAPWALEDYGFRAVIAPSFADIFFNNCYKNGVLPIVLPTEVVDQLFAEAQATEGYRLNVDLAAQKVITPSGASFAFDITGHRKHCLLNGLDEIGLTLAHADEIKAFEAKHRQSQPWLFAA, from the coding sequence ATGAAAGCTTTTACGCAGTTGAACGGTCTGGTTTGCCCGTTGGATCGTGCCAATGTGGATACGGATGCCATCATCCCCAAACAGTTTCTGAAGTCGATCAAACGGTCTGGCTTTGGGCCGAACCTGTTTGATGAATGGCGTTATCTGGACCACGGCGAACCGGGCATGGACAACAGCAAGCGTCCGCTCAACCCGGATTTCGTACTCAACTATCCGCGTTATGTCGGCGCTGAAGTATTGCTGGCCCGTGACAACTTTGGTTGTGGTTCATCGCGTGAACATGCGCCCTGGGCGCTGGAAGACTACGGTTTTCGCGCGGTGATCGCGCCAAGCTTTGCAGATATCTTCTTCAATAACTGCTACAAAAACGGTGTGCTGCCGATTGTGTTGCCAACCGAAGTGGTCGATCAGTTATTTGCAGAAGCGCAAGCCACTGAAGGCTACCGGCTGAATGTTGATCTGGCGGCGCAGAAGGTCATTACGCCGTCTGGTGCATCGTTTGCCTTTGATATCACCGGTCATCGCAAGCATTGCTTGTTGAATGGTCTGGATGAAATTGGTCTGACGCTGGCGCACGCTGATGAAATCAAGGCGTTCGAGGCAAAGCATCGCCAAAGCCAGCCATGGCTGTTTGCCGCTTGA
- the leuB gene encoding 3-isopropylmalate dehydrogenase has product MKILILPGDGIGPEIVNQAKRVLDKLRNDGLDVETVEAPLGGAAYDQYGSPYPEFTQKLAREADAILLGAVGGPQYDTLDRPLRPERGLLAIRKDLNLFANLRPAILYPELANASTLKPEVVSGLDILIVRELTGDIYFGQPRGVHVNEAGEREGFNTMRYAESEIRRIAHVAFKAAQKRNKKLCSVDKANVLETTEFWKEIVTDVAKEYPDVTLTHMYVDNAAMQLVRNPKQFDVMVTGNIFGDILSDEASMLTGSIGMLPSASLDQNNKGMYEPSHGSAPDIAGKNLANPLATILSLAMLLRYSLNNEAAAQRVETAVKKVLADGLRTGDIYEEGTKKVSCSEMGDAVVAAL; this is encoded by the coding sequence ATGAAGATTCTGATTCTCCCCGGTGATGGCATTGGTCCCGAAATCGTCAACCAGGCCAAGCGTGTGCTCGACAAGCTGCGTAATGATGGTCTGGATGTAGAAACGGTTGAAGCCCCGCTGGGTGGCGCTGCGTACGACCAATACGGTTCGCCGTATCCCGAGTTCACGCAAAAGCTGGCGCGCGAAGCCGATGCCATCTTGCTGGGGGCAGTCGGCGGTCCACAGTACGACACGCTGGATCGCCCGCTGCGTCCGGAACGGGGTCTGTTGGCTATCCGTAAAGATCTGAATCTGTTCGCCAACTTGCGCCCGGCCATTCTGTACCCGGAACTGGCCAATGCTTCCACGCTCAAGCCAGAGGTCGTGTCCGGTCTGGATATCCTGATCGTGCGTGAACTGACCGGCGATATCTACTTTGGCCAGCCGCGTGGCGTGCATGTGAACGAAGCAGGCGAGCGCGAAGGTTTCAACACCATGCGCTACGCCGAGTCAGAAATCCGCCGCATTGCGCACGTGGCCTTCAAGGCCGCGCAAAAGCGCAACAAAAAGCTGTGCTCGGTCGATAAGGCCAATGTGCTGGAAACCACCGAATTCTGGAAAGAAATCGTCACCGATGTGGCGAAAGAATATCCGGACGTGACGCTGACCCACATGTATGTGGATAACGCTGCCATGCAACTGGTGCGCAATCCCAAGCAATTTGACGTGATGGTGACCGGCAATATCTTTGGCGACATTCTGTCGGATGAAGCCTCGATGCTGACCGGTTCGATTGGCATGCTGCCATCGGCCTCGCTGGATCAGAACAACAAGGGCATGTACGAGCCAAGTCATGGTTCGGCACCGGATATCGCGGGCAAGAACCTGGCAAATCCGCTGGCAACGATTCTGTCGCTGGCCATGTTGCTGCGTTACAGCTTGAACAACGAAGCAGCAGCCCAGCGTGTCGAAACCGCAGTCAAAAAGGTATTGGCCGATGGTTTGCGCACCGGCGATATCTATGAAGAAGGCACCAAAAAAGTGTCTTGCAGCGAAATGGGCGACGCCGTGGTGGCAGCACTGTAA
- the nagB gene encoding glucosamine-6-phosphate deaminase: MILHKFKNQAELDRVAADLMMSVVRGRPNAVLGMATGGSPVGMYQEMVKAYQQGLISFKETRTFNLDEYVGLPVTHAESYRSFMQRNLFDHIDIDPKNTHVPNGNAPDIEAECRRYDEALYQQGPVDMQLLGIGHNGHIGFNEPDTELSRFTHKVTLKEDTREANKRFFNSLDEVPTHAVTMGMGSILHAKAILLVVKGQEKAEILDRTLNGPISTQVPASLLQTHPRVIVLTDCDVNYKLSHS, translated from the coding sequence ATGATCCTGCATAAATTCAAGAATCAAGCCGAACTGGACCGCGTCGCCGCGGACCTGATGATGTCCGTAGTACGCGGACGCCCTAACGCCGTCTTGGGGATGGCAACCGGTGGTTCACCGGTGGGCATGTACCAGGAAATGGTCAAAGCGTACCAACAAGGCTTGATCAGTTTCAAGGAAACCCGCACGTTCAATCTGGACGAATATGTGGGTTTGCCGGTAACGCACGCAGAATCCTATCGCAGCTTCATGCAGCGCAATCTGTTCGACCACATCGACATTGATCCGAAGAACACGCACGTGCCCAATGGCAATGCGCCGGATATCGAAGCCGAATGTCGTCGCTACGACGAAGCGCTGTATCAGCAAGGCCCGGTAGATATGCAGTTGCTGGGTATTGGCCACAACGGCCATATCGGGTTTAACGAACCAGATACCGAGCTTTCGCGCTTTACCCACAAGGTAACGCTGAAGGAAGACACTCGCGAAGCCAACAAACGCTTCTTTAATTCGCTCGACGAAGTGCCGACTCACGCGGTGACGATGGGCATGGGCTCCATCCTGCACGCCAAGGCCATCCTGCTGGTGGTGAAAGGCCAGGAAAAAGCCGAAATCCTCGATCGCACGCTGAACGGCCCGATCTCGACGCAGGTGCCAGCTTCGTTGCTGCAAACCCACCCGCGCGTGATTGTTCTGACTGATTGCGACGTGAATTACAAGCTGTCGCACAGTTAA